From Vitis vinifera cultivar Pinot Noir 40024 chromosome 5, ASM3070453v1, the proteins below share one genomic window:
- the LOC100261074 gene encoding U11/U12 small nuclear ribonucleoprotein 35 kDa protein codes for MSGSRANAVFYAESYHPIQAGSIDGTDTLPHDNAVYRALLCSSAGLYDPFGDPKVIGDPYCTVFVGHLNHLTTEDTLHKAMSKFGRVKSLRLVRHIVTGASQGYAFVEYETEREMRRAYEDAHHSMIDDCEIIVDYNRQQLMPGWIPRRLGGGIGGKKESGQLRFGGRERPFRAPLRPIPLDDLKRLGIPPPPEGRYMSRFQVPPPPRRKRSNMDREEPSHRGSSIDREDRYHKGGSIEGEEHSHEGSSVDREEHSHRRSSIDKRSSIDREERFHKRSSSDREVRSHKRSSTDLVERSDKRSFIHGEERFHSRSSMDWEEHSHKSSMDRERHSHKRHRQY; via the exons ATGAGCGGGAGCAGAGCGAACGCGGTGTTCTACGCCGAGTCCTACCATCCGATCCAGGCCGGAAGCATCGACGGCACAGATACTCTCCCCCACGACAATGCCGTCTACAGAGCTCTCCTCTGCTCCTCTGCCGGCCTCT ATGACCCATTTGGTGATCCGAAGGTAATTGGAGACCCTTACTGCACTGTGTTCGTTGGTCACCTCAACCACCTCACTACTGAAGACACTCTTCATAAG GCTATGAGCAAATTTGGTAGAGTTAAAAGCTTGCGATTGGTCAGGCACATTG TAACTGGGGCATCACAGGGCTACGCTTTTGTTGAATACGAAACAGAAAGAGAGATGCGGCGGGCATACGAG GATGCTCACCATTCCATGATTGATGATTGTGAAATTATTGTTGATTATAACAGGCAGCAGTTGATGCCAGGGTGGATTCCAAGAAGGTTAG GAGGTGGCATTGGTGGTAAAAAGGAGTCAGGACAGCTTCGTTTTGGAGGACGAGAGAGACCATTTCGAGCTCCCCT GCGACCGATCCCATTGGATGATCTGAAGAGGCTCGGCATTCCACCTCCACCAGAAGGAAGGTACATGTCACGCTTTCAg GTGCCACCACCTCCCAGAAGAAAAAGGAGCAATATGGACAGGGAAGAACCTTCGCACAGGGGAAGCTCTATTGACAGGGAAGATCGATATCACAAAGGTGGCTCTATAGAGGGGGAAGAACATTCTCATGAGGGGAGCTCTGTGGATAGGGAAGAACACTCCCACAGAAGGAGCTCTATAGACAAAAGAAGTTCCATTGACAGGGAAGAAAGGTTTCACAAAAGAAGCTCTAGCGACAGGGAAGTGCGCTCTCACAAAAGAAGCTCCACTGACTTGGTAGAACGCTCAGACAAAAGAAGCTTCATCCACGGGGAAGAACGCTTTCACAGTAGGAGCTCCATGGATTGGGAAGAGCACTCTCACAAAAGCTCTATGGACAGGGAAAGACACAGTCACAAGCGCCATAGACAGTACTGA